One region of Endozoicomonas sp. Mp262 genomic DNA includes:
- the rlmH gene encoding 23S rRNA (pseudouridine(1915)-N(3))-methyltransferase RlmH: MRVRLISVGSRMPGWVEEGYREYSRRLAKDVRLELVEIPLGRRSKGSDICRLQEKEATQMLAAIGQGDIVVTLEIQGKPWATEQLADKLGGWLHSGCNVSLLVGGPEGLHSRCLQRSDLRWSLSPLTLPHPMVRVIVAEQVYRAWSILNNHPYHK; encoded by the coding sequence ATGCGGGTCAGGCTGATATCAGTGGGATCCCGGATGCCAGGATGGGTTGAAGAGGGCTACCGGGAGTACAGCCGACGGCTTGCAAAGGATGTTAGGCTGGAGCTTGTGGAGATTCCACTGGGACGCAGAAGCAAAGGCTCTGATATCTGTCGTTTACAAGAAAAAGAAGCGACACAGATGCTTGCTGCTATTGGTCAGGGGGATATCGTCGTTACTCTTGAAATTCAGGGGAAACCCTGGGCTACAGAACAACTGGCGGATAAGCTGGGTGGATGGCTTCACTCAGGTTGTAATGTAAGTTTGCTGGTAGGTGGCCCGGAAGGATTGCATAGCCGATGTTTACAGCGGTCAGACTTACGCTGGTCCTTATCTCCCCTGACTCTGCCCCATCCTATGGTCAGGGTTATTGTTGCCGAGCAGGTTTACCGTGCCTGGAGCATACTGAATAACCATCCCTATCATAAATAA
- the mrdA gene encoding penicillin-binding protein 2 yields the protein MNTRVWVAVGFMLLLVAGLISRLFYLQIIRYSEMSTQSDENRVHLRALPPTRGLIYDSRGQLLAMNRSSHILSIVRERVKNTDELLDSIAEMIPLTENELSRYRRRSRQGRPFEAVPLKFDLTDEEIAKIAVNQFRLPGVEINAELVRYYPEGSLYSHSVGYVGRINDRELKNLDAARYSGTHTIGKIGLEKYYEDILMGKPGYQEVETNARGRVLRVLKQEQPVPGQDLTLYLDTDLQRKAIEAMEGRRGAVVALDPRTGGVLAMVSNPSFDPNLFVTGIDSKTYKSLNTDIERPLYNRASLGEYPPASTIKPIMALALLANDIVGPKHRVFDKGWFQLPGSEHRFRNWKRQGHGWVNLEKAIVVSNDTYFYNQAGKLGIDGLHEFASQFGFGRRTGIDIGEERPGLLPSKAWKRGLYGQPWYPGETVIAIIGQGYMLATPLQLAEATALIANRGRHIQPILVKNTVEDHEQKVWGGDITVGGKRNWETVIDAMEKVVSAPRGTAHWRIGRGLKYTMAAKTGTAQVVSIAQGEEYDAEKLKEFERDHSLFIAFAPVDDPQIAISVVLENNSGASNVARKVIDSYLLPKLQGAVK from the coding sequence GTGAATACCAGGGTTTGGGTTGCTGTGGGCTTTATGCTGCTTTTGGTTGCAGGTCTCATATCCAGGCTCTTTTATCTTCAAATCATTCGCTACAGTGAAATGTCTACCCAGTCCGATGAAAACCGTGTGCATCTTCGGGCATTACCTCCAACCAGGGGGCTGATATACGACAGTAGAGGTCAGCTTCTGGCAATGAACAGATCCAGCCATATTCTATCCATTGTGCGCGAGCGCGTAAAAAATACGGATGAATTACTGGACTCTATCGCAGAGATGATACCGCTTACCGAGAATGAACTGAGTCGCTATCGTCGTCGATCCAGGCAGGGACGGCCTTTTGAGGCGGTGCCATTGAAGTTTGATCTGACGGATGAGGAAATTGCTAAAATTGCAGTGAATCAATTTCGGTTGCCCGGTGTTGAAATTAATGCTGAATTGGTGCGCTATTATCCGGAAGGTTCACTATATTCTCACAGTGTTGGCTATGTGGGGCGGATCAATGACAGGGAGCTTAAAAATCTCGATGCCGCAAGATATAGCGGTACTCATACTATCGGGAAGATTGGCCTGGAAAAATATTATGAAGATATTTTGATGGGTAAGCCTGGCTATCAAGAGGTTGAAACCAATGCCCGGGGCAGGGTTTTGCGTGTGCTCAAACAAGAACAGCCAGTACCCGGTCAGGACCTGACATTATATCTTGATACGGATTTACAGCGTAAAGCCATTGAAGCAATGGAAGGTCGGCGGGGGGCTGTGGTTGCACTTGACCCCAGGACGGGTGGGGTTCTGGCTATGGTGAGTAACCCATCCTTCGACCCCAACCTGTTTGTTACCGGTATTGACTCAAAAACGTATAAGAGTCTGAATACGGATATAGAAAGACCGCTCTATAACAGGGCAAGCTTGGGAGAGTATCCGCCGGCTTCAACCATCAAGCCCATTATGGCGCTGGCATTACTGGCAAATGACATTGTCGGGCCTAAACATCGGGTATTTGACAAGGGCTGGTTTCAACTGCCTGGTAGTGAGCACCGGTTTCGTAACTGGAAGCGGCAGGGGCATGGCTGGGTCAATCTGGAGAAAGCCATTGTTGTTTCTAACGATACCTACTTTTATAACCAGGCGGGCAAGCTGGGTATTGATGGACTGCATGAATTTGCCAGTCAGTTTGGCTTTGGTCGAAGGACAGGTATTGATATCGGAGAAGAACGCCCGGGTTTACTGCCCTCCAAAGCCTGGAAGCGGGGGCTTTATGGTCAGCCCTGGTATCCGGGGGAGACAGTTATTGCCATTATCGGGCAGGGTTATATGCTGGCTACTCCCCTGCAACTGGCTGAAGCAACCGCACTAATTGCCAATAGAGGCCGACATATTCAACCCATACTTGTGAAAAATACCGTTGAAGACCATGAGCAAAAGGTTTGGGGCGGGGATATTACGGTTGGTGGCAAACGAAATTGGGAGACTGTCATTGATGCCATGGAAAAGGTGGTTAGTGCCCCCAGGGGAACAGCTCACTGGCGTATAGGGCGTGGGCTTAAATACACTATGGCTGCAAAGACCGGAACCGCTCAGGTTGTCAGTATTGCCCAGGGTGAAGAGTATGATGCAGAAAAACTCAAAGAGTTTGAGCGGGATCATAGCCTGTTTATTGCCTTTGCCCCGGTAGATGACCCGCAGATAGCCATTTCTGTGGTATTGGAGAACAACTCAGGCGCATCCAATGTGGCTCGTAAAGTGATAGATTCTTATTTATTGCCAAAGTTACAGGGAGCTGTGAAATAG
- a CDS encoding NAD(P)-dependent oxidoreductase yields MKVLVIGSTGKTGHELCMLLKEKNIPYDAPGRKELDLAYPEQIQSCLKHYKPDIVVNAASYNNPGQAEIEPAYCFRINKDAVAEIADYCNRQGCILIQVSTYRIFDGIQSEPYSEQDTPNPSNVQAISRWQAEQEIHKRCARHIILRLSWVISERRNNMLAKLLDQLSCHQEVTVTSDQLGCPTPAEDAARVIIAIIQQLDCGADVWGTYHYASTEAVSENSFAEIVTLEASHYHHLKVKKLKMNKMDNRKGVLPPANANLDCSLILNTFGIHRRPWRTALSKIIYSYFQNTPFS; encoded by the coding sequence ATGAAAGTACTGGTAATAGGAAGTACAGGAAAAACAGGCCATGAGCTCTGCATGTTACTGAAGGAAAAGAATATTCCCTACGATGCCCCCGGCCGCAAAGAGCTTGATCTTGCCTACCCGGAACAAATACAGTCCTGCCTTAAGCACTACAAGCCCGATATTGTTGTCAACGCTGCCTCGTACAATAATCCTGGGCAAGCTGAAATAGAACCCGCTTATTGCTTCAGAATTAATAAAGATGCAGTGGCGGAAATAGCCGACTACTGTAATCGACAGGGGTGTATCCTGATCCAGGTGTCCACCTACCGTATCTTTGATGGCATCCAAAGCGAACCTTATAGTGAGCAGGACACACCAAACCCCTCCAACGTGCAGGCCATCAGCCGCTGGCAGGCAGAGCAGGAAATCCACAAGCGTTGTGCCAGGCATATTATTCTTCGCCTCTCATGGGTTATCAGTGAAAGGCGAAACAATATGCTGGCCAAACTGCTCGACCAGTTAAGTTGCCACCAGGAGGTAACGGTAACTTCAGATCAACTGGGTTGCCCAACCCCCGCAGAAGATGCTGCCAGAGTCATTATAGCCATTATCCAGCAGCTGGACTGCGGAGCCGATGTCTGGGGAACGTACCACTATGCATCCACTGAAGCCGTATCAGAGAATAGCTTTGCAGAAATTGTCACCTTGGAAGCCTCTCACTACCATCACCTTAAAGTTAAAAAGCTTAAGATGAATAAGATGGATAACCGCAAAGGCGTGTTGCCACCCGCCAATGCCAACCTGGACTGTAGCCTTATCCTCAATACCTTTGGTATTCACCGAAGACCCTGGCGTACTGCCCTGTCAAAAATTATTTACTCCTATTTCCAAAATACACCTTTTTCTTGA
- a CDS encoding glutamate-5-semialdehyde dehydrogenase, with product MRRLGKTAREASALIARAETCQKNRALMAIADTLDAERPRLKEANQKDLDNGRRAGLDDALLDRLELTDSRIDGMIEGLKQVAGLPDPIGAIDDLKYVPSGIQVGRMRVPLGVIGIIYESRPNVTVEAASLCLKSGNAAILRGGSESIYSNRAIAACIQAGLKQAELPDSVVQVVETTDRAAVGSLITMPEFVDVIIPRGGKGLIERISKDARVPVIKHLDGICHVYIDDRADITKAVRIAINAKTHRYGVCNAMETLLIHEQLAQTLLPELAAGFRQKAVELRGCPVVCDTLPDAIAAMEVDWMAEYLGPVLAVRVVRDMDEAIAHINRYGSHHTDSIITEDYSKGRRFLREVDSSSVMINASTRFADGFEYGLGAEIGISTDKIHARGPVGLEGLTSQKYIVLGDGHIRK from the coding sequence ATGCGCAGGCTTGGAAAAACTGCCAGAGAAGCCAGCGCCCTTATTGCAAGGGCTGAAACATGCCAGAAAAACCGGGCATTGATGGCGATTGCTGATACCCTTGACGCAGAACGCCCAAGACTTAAAGAGGCCAATCAAAAAGATCTGGATAATGGTCGCAGGGCTGGATTGGATGATGCGCTGCTTGACAGGCTGGAACTCACCGATTCCCGAATTGATGGAATGATCGAAGGGTTAAAGCAGGTTGCAGGACTACCCGATCCCATTGGAGCCATTGATGACCTGAAATATGTACCAAGCGGTATTCAGGTGGGTCGGATGAGAGTGCCCCTGGGTGTCATTGGCATTATTTACGAATCCCGCCCCAATGTAACTGTGGAAGCTGCCAGCCTGTGCCTGAAATCCGGCAATGCCGCTATTCTTCGGGGTGGATCAGAATCCATCTATTCCAACCGGGCCATTGCGGCCTGTATTCAAGCTGGACTCAAGCAGGCGGAATTGCCAGACAGCGTTGTTCAGGTTGTTGAGACAACGGACAGGGCAGCGGTGGGTTCCTTGATAACCATGCCTGAGTTTGTGGATGTCATCATTCCCAGGGGTGGCAAAGGCTTGATTGAGCGAATTAGTAAGGATGCCCGTGTACCGGTGATCAAGCACCTGGATGGAATTTGTCATGTCTACATTGATGACCGGGCTGATATAACCAAGGCTGTCAGGATCGCTATCAATGCAAAAACCCATCGTTATGGCGTCTGTAATGCCATGGAAACCCTGCTGATTCATGAACAACTGGCTCAAACACTGTTACCTGAGCTGGCTGCCGGTTTCAGGCAGAAAGCCGTGGAACTGAGAGGTTGCCCGGTGGTCTGCGACACCCTTCCTGATGCCATTGCGGCCATGGAGGTGGACTGGATGGCCGAATACCTGGGGCCGGTGCTGGCAGTCAGGGTTGTACGGGATATGGATGAAGCCATTGCTCACATTAACCGATATGGCTCACACCATACTGATTCTATTATCACTGAAGATTACTCCAAGGGACGTCGTTTTCTCAGGGAAGTGGACTCCAGCTCGGTAATGATTAACGCATCAACACGATTTGCGGACGGCTTTGAGTATGGACTGGGAGCTGAGATAGGCATATCTACGGATAAGATCCATGCCAGAGGGCCTGTTGGTCTGGAGGGGCTTACCAGCCAGAAATATATTGTTCTGGGTGATGGTCATATACGTAAGTAG
- the hrpB gene encoding ATP-dependent helicase HrpB translates to MFLDSIPKLPVSEILPELGINLKQNHTVILQAATGAGKTTLVPLYLLQSGFIKGKILMLEPRRIATSAAAARMASLLNEVTGKTVGYRMQMDSQVSSQTQIEVVTEGIFTRMIQTDPELSGIGLIIFDEFHERSLQSDLGLALALQSQELRDHPLKILIMSATIDSKTLAQQLSAPVINSKGFLHPVATHYLHKPLTDRRFHTICQATAAKVKQALSEATGSILVFLPGSGEIRQTYQLLKDSYLPVNIKLYPLFGEMSLEKQRQAIQPPVNNERKIVLATNIAETSLTIEGICIVIDSGLSRRALYNPGTGMNQLVTRRLSRSSADQRKGRAGRLEPGICYRLWTQSEHQQLEASDPPEILEADLTPLALELHAWGCQQPEELFWLDPPVPSRYQQALSLLKQLNALETVDNQGFRITRHGQEMVKPGTHPRIAHMLLLAYSENIYDTGCRLAAILSERDLLRGTKDLSANIHLRLDLFEKGNTSDHDKAGLARAKRLLTQWQRRGSSSTSEHISNHSAARLLLTTWPDRLAKRRGHSTTYLTATGQGAELKPDDPLADYEYLVIPDMGGHTSRRNASVFLACPVDKYLIYEVLTDQIEESEDIFWDSKLKRVTATSCDKLGAITLDRQNISRPAPEKVQAALLGGIRAEGLKALPWDKASLQLKARLCFLGQLNHHLTEPLPDFSDTGLITNINEWLAPYLQGITRLEQLGRLNMSEIIKSRLSWHQLQILDAEAPETWQVPSGSKIRICYDKREEPKLSVRLQELFGLDATPRIGFGEHPLTIELLSPARRPVQITRDLKNFWQKTYLEVKKDLKGRYPKHYWPDDPATAEPTKYTKPRRQ, encoded by the coding sequence ATGTTTTTAGACAGCATCCCCAAATTACCCGTTTCAGAGATCCTGCCCGAACTCGGTATTAACCTGAAACAAAACCACACCGTAATATTGCAGGCAGCAACCGGTGCCGGTAAAACAACCCTGGTTCCTTTGTATCTACTCCAATCAGGTTTTATAAAAGGCAAGATTTTAATGCTGGAGCCAAGGCGCATAGCCACTTCAGCTGCTGCCGCCAGAATGGCCAGCCTTCTTAATGAAGTCACGGGCAAGACGGTGGGCTATCGTATGCAAATGGATAGCCAGGTTAGCAGTCAAACCCAAATAGAAGTGGTCACTGAGGGTATTTTCACCCGAATGATACAGACTGACCCGGAACTGTCCGGCATTGGCCTGATCATCTTCGATGAATTCCATGAACGCTCCCTACAAAGCGACCTGGGACTTGCCCTTGCCCTGCAAAGCCAGGAACTAAGGGATCATCCCCTCAAAATACTGATTATGTCAGCAACCATTGATAGCAAAACCCTTGCCCAGCAGTTGTCAGCACCTGTTATCAATAGCAAGGGCTTTTTGCATCCTGTTGCTACTCACTATCTCCACAAACCACTAACAGACCGGCGGTTTCATACTATTTGCCAGGCAACGGCGGCAAAAGTCAAACAAGCCCTGAGTGAAGCAACCGGTAGCATCCTGGTATTTCTTCCGGGAAGTGGCGAGATCAGACAAACCTATCAGTTACTGAAGGACAGTTATCTTCCGGTAAATATTAAGCTTTATCCATTATTTGGTGAGATGTCCCTGGAAAAACAGCGACAGGCCATTCAGCCACCGGTCAATAACGAAAGAAAAATTGTGCTGGCCACCAATATTGCCGAAACCAGCCTGACTATTGAAGGCATTTGCATTGTTATCGACTCAGGACTTTCACGGCGGGCTTTGTATAATCCCGGAACCGGAATGAATCAACTGGTCACCCGACGTTTAAGTCGTAGCAGTGCTGACCAGCGAAAGGGCCGGGCAGGAAGACTGGAACCCGGTATTTGCTATCGCTTATGGACCCAAAGCGAACATCAACAGCTGGAAGCCAGTGACCCACCGGAAATACTGGAAGCTGACCTTACGCCTTTGGCCTTGGAGCTACATGCGTGGGGGTGCCAACAGCCAGAAGAATTGTTTTGGCTAGACCCGCCTGTCCCAAGCCGTTATCAACAAGCTCTATCATTACTGAAGCAACTCAATGCCCTTGAAACTGTTGATAACCAAGGATTCAGAATTACCAGACACGGCCAGGAAATGGTAAAACCGGGAACCCATCCCCGTATAGCCCACATGCTGCTGTTGGCTTATTCCGAAAATATTTATGATACCGGATGCCGGCTTGCAGCGATTCTCTCTGAAAGGGATCTGCTCCGGGGAACTAAAGACCTGTCGGCAAATATTCACTTACGGCTTGATCTTTTTGAAAAAGGAAATACCTCTGACCACGATAAAGCAGGCCTGGCCAGGGCAAAACGTCTACTCACCCAATGGCAAAGAAGAGGTTCATCCTCCACTTCTGAACACATCAGCAACCACAGCGCAGCACGTTTATTGCTGACAACCTGGCCCGACCGATTAGCAAAGCGCCGTGGACACTCAACAACCTACCTGACAGCCACTGGCCAGGGAGCCGAACTGAAACCTGATGACCCTCTGGCAGATTATGAATACCTGGTTATCCCGGATATGGGCGGCCATACATCCCGACGCAATGCTTCTGTTTTCCTTGCCTGTCCCGTTGACAAGTACCTGATTTATGAAGTGCTCACAGACCAGATTGAAGAATCAGAAGACATTTTCTGGGATAGCAAGCTGAAACGGGTTACAGCCACCTCCTGCGACAAGCTCGGAGCCATAACCCTTGACCGGCAAAATATTTCCCGCCCGGCACCAGAAAAAGTACAGGCAGCGCTACTGGGGGGCATTAGAGCGGAAGGACTAAAAGCCTTACCCTGGGATAAAGCATCACTTCAGCTAAAAGCCCGACTATGCTTTCTGGGGCAGCTTAATCATCACCTAACTGAACCCTTGCCAGATTTTAGTGATACAGGGCTGATAACAAACATCAATGAATGGCTGGCTCCCTATCTACAGGGTATAACCCGACTGGAGCAATTGGGCAGGCTTAATATGAGCGAGATTATAAAATCACGACTCAGCTGGCATCAGCTGCAAATCCTGGATGCCGAAGCACCGGAAACCTGGCAAGTACCCAGCGGCTCAAAAATCCGGATTTGCTACGATAAGCGGGAAGAACCCAAGCTCTCTGTGCGCCTGCAGGAGCTGTTTGGTCTGGACGCAACCCCCCGTATTGGTTTTGGTGAACACCCTCTCACTATCGAATTGCTATCACCCGCCCGGCGCCCTGTACAAATTACCCGGGATCTCAAAAATTTCTGGCAAAAAACCTACCTTGAGGTTAAAAAAGACTTAAAGGGACGTTATCCAAAACATTACTGGCCTGATGATCCGGCCACAGCTGAGCCAACAAAATATACCAAACCCCGGCGTCAATAA
- the rsfS gene encoding ribosome silencing factor, with product MHADELKKLVVNALDELKGNDIVSLKVADLTSVTDHMVIACGTSNRHVKSLADNVIDKCKKQGVRPLGTEGADKAEWVLVDLGDVVAHIMLPATRQFYDLERLWDNASAGVLSTSEQS from the coding sequence ATGCACGCTGATGAACTGAAAAAGCTGGTGGTTAATGCCCTGGATGAGTTAAAGGGCAATGATATTGTTAGCCTTAAAGTGGCGGATCTTACCAGTGTCACTGACCATATGGTTATAGCATGTGGTACATCCAATAGACATGTTAAGTCCCTTGCTGATAATGTGATTGATAAATGTAAAAAACAGGGTGTTCGCCCTCTTGGGACAGAAGGAGCGGATAAGGCTGAGTGGGTTTTGGTGGACCTGGGTGATGTGGTTGCCCATATTATGTTACCAGCCACCCGACAGTTCTATGATCTTGAGCGGTTATGGGATAATGCCAGTGCCGGTGTACTGAGTACCAGTGAGCAATCCTGA
- a CDS encoding response regulator has product MYVAEAPTVPVVEADRILLVDDNPTNLQMLLQTLSGRGYKLLIAKNGESALRIALKAKPALVLLDIMMPGMDGYEVCRQLKENAETENITIIFLSALDDTKDKVRGLESGAVDYISKPFQAEEVIARVETQLKIHRLERALSERNRQLEQDKERILESMNEGIFGLDNQGYITFANHAAAMMTGWSIDELDGCNLIGLMVGGGGENAQTLAPIQVAINKGVAKSVEDGTFWHKDRTPFPASYSCTPIMEDGEATGAVVVFKDITEKKRQKEALQRALDELDAQKEKLTHVSRLSTMGEMAAGFAHEVNQPLTAISNYAQVARRMLARLEIKDECISEAMVKINNQARRAGDIISRIRSFVKKPDHVLGRVDPNKLISDTYKLAEVDARNNNMEIHLELGEALPKVKVDPVQIQQVALNLIRNGMEAMRGLETSPIGVKVTTRMEGEAFVKVSVIDRGYGLAEDAEEKLFTPFYTTKQDGMGIGLSVCHSIIQSHGGRLNFQRHPEGGTIFEFTMPVAAD; this is encoded by the coding sequence ATGTATGTTGCTGAAGCACCTACCGTACCAGTAGTTGAAGCGGACCGGATCCTGCTTGTGGATGATAATCCCACTAATTTGCAAATGCTTTTGCAAACACTTAGCGGGCGTGGCTATAAGCTCCTTATTGCCAAGAACGGTGAAAGCGCCCTTAGAATTGCCTTGAAAGCGAAGCCAGCACTGGTGCTGCTGGACATTATGATGCCGGGGATGGATGGTTATGAAGTCTGTCGTCAACTTAAAGAAAATGCCGAGACAGAAAATATAACCATTATCTTTCTTTCTGCGCTGGATGATACCAAGGATAAGGTCCGGGGACTTGAGTCCGGTGCTGTAGACTATATTTCAAAACCTTTTCAGGCTGAAGAGGTCATTGCCCGCGTTGAAACCCAGCTCAAGATTCACCGGCTCGAAAGAGCGCTTTCCGAGCGTAACCGGCAACTGGAGCAAGATAAAGAAAGAATTCTGGAGAGTATGAATGAAGGCATTTTCGGGCTGGATAACCAGGGGTATATCACCTTTGCCAATCATGCGGCTGCCATGATGACAGGATGGTCCATTGATGAGTTGGACGGATGCAATTTGATCGGTTTAATGGTTGGCGGCGGGGGGGAAAATGCCCAGACTCTTGCCCCTATTCAGGTAGCTATCAATAAGGGCGTCGCTAAATCGGTGGAAGACGGTACGTTCTGGCACAAAGATCGAACCCCTTTTCCTGCCAGTTACTCCTGTACTCCTATTATGGAGGATGGGGAGGCAACGGGTGCAGTGGTTGTATTCAAGGACATTACCGAGAAAAAAAGACAAAAGGAAGCGCTGCAAAGGGCATTGGATGAACTGGATGCACAGAAGGAAAAACTGACCCATGTCTCCCGGCTAAGCACTATGGGAGAAATGGCGGCGGGTTTTGCCCATGAAGTGAACCAGCCTCTGACAGCCATTTCCAATTATGCCCAGGTTGCCAGGCGAATGCTTGCTCGCCTGGAGATAAAGGATGAATGCATCAGCGAAGCAATGGTCAAGATAAATAACCAGGCTCGCAGGGCTGGCGATATCATTTCCCGCATTCGTTCCTTTGTGAAAAAACCGGATCATGTTTTGGGGCGTGTAGACCCGAATAAGCTGATCAGTGATACCTATAAACTGGCTGAAGTGGATGCCAGAAATAACAATATGGAAATTCATCTGGAGCTTGGTGAGGCTCTTCCAAAGGTAAAAGTTGATCCGGTACAGATTCAGCAGGTGGCATTGAATCTTATTCGAAATGGTATGGAGGCAATGAGAGGTCTGGAAACCAGCCCTATTGGCGTCAAGGTCACAACCCGAATGGAAGGCGAGGCTTTTGTGAAGGTCTCTGTTATTGACAGGGGCTATGGGCTTGCTGAAGATGCGGAGGAAAAGCTGTTTACACCGTTTTATACCACCAAGCAGGATGGTATGGGGATTGGGCTTTCAGTCTGTCACTCGATCATCCAGTCTCATGGAGGTCGCTTGAACTTTCAGCGTCACCCGGAAGGTGGAACTATTTTCGAATTTACCATGCCGGTGGCGGCTGACTGA